A DNA window from Arachis duranensis cultivar V14167 chromosome 3, aradu.V14167.gnm2.J7QH, whole genome shotgun sequence contains the following coding sequences:
- the LOC107478649 gene encoding protein NRT1/ PTR FAMILY 1.2-like — protein MEISIDQEKSTQQVTSKKGGVRTMPFIIANETFEKVASVGLHINMVLYLLYEYHFDPATGAIIIFLWNAMSNFMPIFGAFLSDSLLGRFRVIAGGTLMELLGLVVLWLTAIIRRARPPECHAQACPTPTPPQLLLLISSLALTALGAGGIRPCSIAFGADQINHPENPQNERNMKSFFNWYYVSVGISVMVAVIFIVYIQAKYGWIVGFGIPVGLMIVSATVFFLGSLLYVKVKPNKSLFTGFAQVIAAAWKNRHLALPPNNSETSWYFKNGSNLVEPTNKARYLNKACMIKNRERELDSDGIPVDPWNLCTVRQVEELKAIIKVLPMWSTGIIVATITSQHSFSVVQAGSMDRHLFGLELPPTSFSVFLILSLTIWVAIYDRLLIPLLKSRALTLKHRMGAGLVLSCLAMVVAALVERKRRNEAIKEGFIDNPKGVVHMSAMWLVPQYCLTGLAEALNAIGQIEFYYSQFPKTMSSIAVALFYLGLGMGNLVASIIVKVVNVGTRRSNGVSWLSTNLNRGHYDYYYALLSILSFINVLYFLLCSWIYGNTQDINNWDDEQEADHDIHKI, from the exons ATGGAGATTTCAATTGATCAAGAGAAATCCACCCAACAAGTTACAAGCAAAAAGGGTGGCGTTAGAACCATGCCTTTTATCATAG cAAATGAGACCTTCGAAAAGGTTGCAAGTGTAGGTCTGCATATAAATATGGTATTGTACTTACTGTATGAGTATCATTTTGATCCTGCAACCGGAGCTATCATTATATTCCTGTGGAATGCCATGTCCAATTTCATGCCTATCTTTGGCGCTTTTCTTTCTGATTCTCTCCTTGGAAGATTTCGTGTTATTGCAGGAGGAACTCTCATGGAGCTTCTT GGCCTAGTTGTGTTGTGGCTTACTGCAATCATACGGCGTGCAAGGCCTCCGGAGTGTCACGCGCAAGCATGTCCAACTCCGACGCCACCTCAACTGCTGCTTCTTATCTCTTCCCTTGCTTTAACAGCTTTAGGAGCTGGTGGCATTAGGCCATGCTCCATAGCCTTTGGTGCTGATCAAATCAACCACCCTGAGAACCCTCAAAATGAGAGGAATATGAAGAGCTTCTTCAATTGGTACTATGTTTCGGTTGGAATATCAGTGATGGTGGCAGTGATATTCATTGTGTACATTCAAGCCAAATATGGATGGATTGTAGGTTTTGGGATTCCTGTAGGGCTAATGATAGTTTCAGCAACAGTGTTCTTCTTGGGTTCTCTCTTGTATGTCAAAGTGAAACCAAATAAGAGTTTATTCACAGGATTTGCACAAGTGATTGCCGCAGCTTGGAAAAACAGACACTTGGCCTTGCCTCCTAATAATTCTGAAACCAGTTGGTATTTCAAAAATGGATCAAATCTCGTTGAACCAACCAATAAAGCAAG GTACCTGAACAAGGCTTGCATGATCAAgaacagagagagagagttggacTCTGATGGAATTCCGGTTGATCCATGGAATCTATGCACAGTGAGACAAGTGGAAGAGTTGAAAGCAATTATCAAAGTGCTTCCCATGTGGTCCACCGGAATCATCGTTGCCACCATCACCTCCCAGCACAGTTTCTCCGTGGTCCAAGCAGGCAGCATGGACCGCCACCTCTTTGGATTAGAGCTTCCACCAACTAGCTTCAGTGTCTTCTTGATCCTCTCTTTAACCATATGGGTTGCCATCTACGACCGCCTCCTAATTCCCTTGCTGAAATCAAGAGCACTGACATTGAAGCATAGAATGGGAGCAGGGTTAGTACTCTCATGTTTGGCCATGGTAGTTGCAGCATTGGTAGAGAGGAAGAGAAGGAACGAAGCCATAAAAGAAGGGTTCATAGACAACCCAAAAGGTGTGGTTCACATGTCTGCAATGTGGCTTGTTCCGCAATATTGCTTAACTGGTTTAGCTGAGGCTCTTAATGCGATTGGACAGATAGAATTCTATTACTCTCAGTTCCCTAAAACAATGTCAAGCATTGCTGTTGCACTCTTCTACCTTGGATTAGGGATGGGGAACCTTGTAGCCAGCATCATTGTTAAGGTTGTGAATGTTGGAACAAGGAGATCAAATGGAGTGAGTTGGTTATCGACCAATCTTAACAGAGGACACTATGATTATTACTATGCGCTGCTCTCTATTCTAAGTTTTATTAATGTCTTGTACTTTCTTTTATGTAGTTGGATTTATGGGAATACTCAAGATATTAATAATTGGGATGATGAACAAGAGGCTGATCATGACATACACAAAATTTGA
- the LOC107478650 gene encoding uncharacterized protein LOC107478650: MPFPNLVDSIEPPDTFFFHELNFNKTELASISVNLVSRLNRDQCVAYDTIFNAVSRDICDFFFVYGSGGTRKTFLWNALFTSIRSKGYIVLNVASSGIVALFLPNRRTAHSRFKVPLNVNQDSISLDKCFKDVLHFDHGYNPNTLFGGKVVVLGSEFRQILPVIPRGSREEIVLQLTKNMRLGCDPQDIHNVQLEKFADWLLQIGDGLFGDSIDGESVIRIPDNLLLNIESPGLHDLVLFVYPDILLHTSSVDYFKDMSILAPTLDIVTKVNNHVMSFIPGNERVYLSSDTLLNEDGHLESELYTMSIKSLNALNCSGIPQHRLVHKIGVPIMLLRNIDQSNGLCNGTRMQVRRLGDHVIECIILASRNIGEVVFIPRMNLGRTLSTIDMYLPRPVFTHGQLYVALSRVNSYSGLKVLFAFCLLKTVVTACKYAIVEYCHNGIPLFMLRSRCFYVSVLGTGLKTSRYRDKDVCSS, encoded by the exons ATGCCATTTCCAAATTTGGtggattccattgaacctccaGACACATTCTTCTTTCATGAGCTCAATTTCAATAAGACCGAGTTGGCAAGTATTTCTGTCAATTTAGTTTCCCGCTTGAATCGAGACCAATGTGTCGCGTATGACACAATATTCAATGCAGTCAGTCGTGACATATgtgattttttctttgtttatggATCTGGTGGAACTCGGAAGACTTTTCTATGGAATGCACTTTTCACTTCAATAAGGTCGAAAGGTTATATTGTTTTAAATGTGGCATCCAGTGGCATTGTAGCGCTATTTTTGCCAAATAGGCGAACTGCTCATTCACGCTTTAAGGTTCCACTCAATGTTAACCAAGATTCCATTT CACTCGACAAGTGCTTTAAGGATGTTCTTCATTTTGATCATGGATATAATCCCAATACTCTGTTTGGTGGAAAAGTTGTTGTTTTGGGAAGTGAGTTCCGTCAGATATTGCCTGTGATTCCTCGTGGTTCCCGGGAGGAGATT GTGTTGCAATTGACCAAAAACATGAGGCTGGGTTGTGATCCGCAAGATATCCACAATGTACAGTTAGAGAAATTTGCTGACTGGCTGCTTCAAATAGGTGATGGGTTATTTGGAGACAGTATTGATGGCGAATCGGTGATTAGAATACCAGACAACTTGCTATTGAATATTGAGTCTCCAGGTCTCCACGATTTAGTGTTGTTTGTTTATCCTGACATTTTACTCCATACTTCTAGTGTGGATTATTTTAAGGACATGAGTATATTGGCACCAACACTTGATATTGTTACTAAAGTTAATAATCATGTGATGTCTTTTATCCCTGGCAATGAAAGGGTTTACCTGAGCTCTGACACACTGCTTAATGAAGATGGTCACTTAGAATCTGAATTATACACAATGAGCATAAAGTCGTTGAATGCGTTGAATTGTTCTGGAATTCCTCAACACAGGTTAGTTCATAAAATTGGTGTTCCTATCATGCTTCTTCGCAATATTGACCAATCTAATGGACTATGCAATGGTACGCGAATGCAAGTTAGGCGACTTGGTGATCATGTCATTGAGTGCATCATATTAGCAAGTCGTAATATTGGTGAAGTTGTCTTTATTCCCAGGATGAATTTG GGACGAACACTGTCAACTATTGACATGTATCTTCCAAGACCTGTTTTCACTCATGGTCAGCTTTATGTTGCACTCTCTCGGGTCAATAGTTATTCTGGTCTAAAG GTGTTGTTTGCATTTTGTCTCCTTAAGACTGTAGTTACTGCTTGCAAATATGCTATTGTTGAATATTGCCACAACGGGATTCCATTATTTATGCTTAGAAGCCGTTGCTTTTATGTCTCCGTGCTTGGCACAGGTCTTAAAACTAGTAGATATAGAGATAAAGATGTCTGCTCTTCTTGA
- the LOC107478652 gene encoding protein FAR1-RELATED SEQUENCE 5-like, whose translation MAITLGTDRMVEMVFHPFVNSCAENPFVPKMGFRLLVFLLRFNAVVVCLIVEVNIPSIGRTLHNVGRWSSTLRVKTPMGGSSDDYSGHYSGTNDEYDDEEVFEPRGGPEVGEKGVGDCVNCRRSSGANDEVGSVPSWQVFANDFLGREFATEEDAYAAYKEFSKFRGFGVQKGDVARVNGILVRKDFFCHRQRTRHSKHYDRPKRVRTIMDEHNHELAPAMFTHLLLSHRKMSDGDKALVDSFKQFGIAIAKIMAYMAGQSGGVEQICDGDVATTISYLEGKTNADMITVARYTRTEDNRLGSLFWVDGEMMSDYQVFGDVFAFDSTYRSNKYRKPLVVFSGSNHDKQTCIFGFTLLEDEEVRTYRWMLLNLLDVMGQKKPCVVVMDGDKAMRAAIAEVMPTVTHRLCGWHLEKNYVQMVKDTEFCKVFKKALYANFEIDDFEEY comes from the exons ATGGCTATTACTCTGGGAACTGACCGGATG GTGGAGATGGTGTTTCACCCTTTCGTTAATAGTTGTGCTGAGAACCCTTTTGTGCCAAAGATGGGGTTTAGATTGTTAGTCTTTCTTTTGAG ATTCAATGCAGTGGTTGTATGCCTTATTGTGGAAGTGAATATTCCCTCCATT GGTAGAACGTTGCACAATGTTGGCCGATGGAGTTCGACATTGAGGGTCAAGACTCCGATGGGGGGCAGTTCGGATGATTATTCCGGACATTATAGTGGTACTAACGACGAATACGATGATGAGGAGGTCTTTGAGCCCCGAGGTGGTCCCGAAGTAGGGGAAAAAGGTGTTGGTGATTGTGTCAATTGTAGGCGGTCTAGCGGTGCGAATGATGAGGTAGGCAGTGTGCCAAGCTGGCAAGTCTTTGCAAATGACTTCTTGGGTAGAGAGTTTGCAACAGAGGAGGATGCTTATGCTGCATACAAGGAGTTTTCCAAATTCAGGGGTTTTGGAGTTCAGAAGGGAGATGTAGCTCGGGTTAATGGGATTTTGGTCAGAAAAGACTTTTTCTGCCATCGACAAAGGACAAGACATTCTAAGCACTATGACCGTCCTAAGCGA GTTAGAACCATCATGGACGAACACAACCATGAGCTTGCCCCGGCGATGTTCACGCATCTCCTTCTTAGCCACCGGAAGATGAGTGACGGGGACAAGGCACTGGTGGATAGTTTCAAGCAGTTTGGGATCGCAATAGCAAAAATAATGGCTTACATGGCTGGGCAGTCTGGTGG GGTTGAGCAAATATGTGATGGTGATGTAGCAACAACTATCAGTTACTTAGAGGGCAAGACGAATGCGGACATGATAACGGTTGCACGCTACACACGAACCGAAGATAATCGTTTGGGAAGCCTATTTTGGGTGGACGGTGAGATGATGTCAGATTATCAGGTCTTTGGTGATGTCTTCGCATTCGATTCCACGTATCGTTCTAACAAGTACAGGAAGCCGCTGGTGGTTTTCTCTGGATCAAATCACGACAAACAGACATGCATATTCGGGTTCACGCTACTGGAGGATGAAGAGGTTCGAACTTACCGGTGGATGTTGTTGAACCTACTGGATGTTATGGGACAGAAGAAGCCATGTGTAGTGGTGATGGATGGGGACAAGGCGATGCGTGCTGCAATTGCGGAGGTGATGCCGACCGTGACACATAGACTGTGCGGGTGGCACCTGGAGAAGAACTACGTCCAAATGGTTAAGGACACAGAATTTTGCAAGGTTTTTAAGAAAGCTTTATATGCAAATTTTGAAATCGACGACTTTGAGGAGTATTAG